The Rhodococcus sp. X156 genome window below encodes:
- the moaC gene encoding cyclic pyranopterin monophosphate synthase MoaC, which produces MSKPELTHVDAAGQARMVDVTGKDATARTAVATGTFRTTAEVVELLRRDGLPKGDALATARIAGIMAAKRTPDLVPLCHPIALSGVVVDLQLGEADVAVTATVRTTDRTGVEMEALTAVAVAGLTLHDMVKAVDPAATMDGVRVETKDGGKTGHWSRP; this is translated from the coding sequence ATGAGCAAGCCCGAGCTGACCCACGTCGACGCGGCGGGCCAGGCCCGCATGGTCGACGTGACCGGCAAGGACGCCACGGCCCGCACCGCGGTGGCCACCGGCACCTTCCGCACCACGGCTGAGGTGGTCGAGCTGCTGCGCCGGGACGGGCTGCCCAAGGGCGACGCCCTGGCCACGGCGCGCATCGCCGGCATCATGGCCGCCAAGCGCACCCCCGACCTGGTTCCGCTGTGCCATCCCATCGCGCTGTCCGGGGTGGTGGTGGACCTGCAGCTGGGGGAGGCCGACGTCGCCGTCACCGCCACCGTCCGCACCACCGACCGCACCGGGGTGGAGATGGAGGCCCTCACCGCCGTGGCGGTGGCCGGGCTGACCCTGCACGACATGGTCAAGGCGGTGGACCCCGCCGCCACCATGGACGGCGTGCGCGTGGAGACCAAGGACGGCGGCAAGACCGGCCACTGGAGCCGGCCGTGA
- a CDS encoding xanthine dehydrogenase family protein molybdopterin-binding subunit encodes MTTTVDSPTGTDPELGRERLRKEDARLITGRTRFTDNIVLPGMLHVAVLRSPFAHATITSVDTSDARSRPGVHAVYTGADFAAEQGSLPCAWAITPDMKTPDHPAVAVDTVNFAGEIVAVVVARSAYEAADALDGIDIDYDELPAVLDMEAALADGADLVHPALGTNKCAVWTFDSAEAGTGSSVTDALAAAEVTVTRRFRQQRLIPAFMEPRSVVCDPTGEQLTLWTSTQVPHLVRTMMAMTLGIPEHKLRVIAPDVGGGFGGKLQITPEEVLAVMLGRRLGRPVKYTESRSESLLAAHHGRDQIQDITITARRDGTVTGLTVELMADMGAYLGLVTPGVPILGAFMFNSIYKFPAYHFSCTNVFTTKAWTDAYRGAGRPEATFGIERIMDELAVELDMEPMELRRKNWITHEEFPFTTVAGLTYDTGNYEASTDKAMELFDYAGLRAEQQRRRESGDTLQLGIGISTFTEMCGLAPSRVLGQLNFGSGGWEHAAIRMLPTGKVEVVTGVTPHGQGHETAFSQIVADRLGVAFEDVELLHGDTQSSPKGLDTYGSRSLVVGGVAIVQAADKVIDKARPIAAHLLECAPEDLEFAGGRFTVRGTEAGLGIADISLAVFTAHNLPDGVEPSLDSQATFDPENFSYPHGTHLCAVEVDTETGFVQIYRYVCVDDVGQVVNPMIVEGQIHGGLAQGIAQALYEEAIYDDGGTLLTGTMADYLLPSAMDLPHFTTERTETLATSNVLGVKGVGEAGTIASTPAVVNAVLDAVRQHGVRDIEMPCSPQRVWRALEQARGGLDAGGPAGRNTPEAGGGLGTTDASGSVDESTSTTDEGGLA; translated from the coding sequence ACCGACAACATCGTGCTGCCCGGGATGCTGCACGTGGCGGTGCTGCGCAGCCCCTTCGCGCACGCCACCATCACCTCCGTCGACACCAGCGACGCGCGCAGCCGGCCGGGCGTGCACGCGGTGTACACCGGTGCCGACTTCGCCGCCGAGCAGGGCAGCCTGCCGTGCGCGTGGGCGATCACGCCGGACATGAAGACCCCCGACCACCCGGCGGTCGCGGTGGACACGGTGAACTTCGCCGGGGAGATCGTCGCGGTGGTGGTGGCCCGCAGCGCCTACGAGGCCGCCGACGCCCTGGACGGCATCGACATCGACTACGACGAGCTGCCCGCGGTGCTGGACATGGAGGCCGCCCTGGCCGACGGTGCCGACCTGGTGCACCCCGCGCTGGGCACCAACAAGTGTGCGGTGTGGACCTTCGACTCCGCCGAGGCCGGCACCGGCAGCAGCGTCACCGACGCCCTCGCCGCCGCCGAGGTCACCGTCACCCGGCGGTTCCGCCAGCAGCGGCTCATCCCCGCGTTCATGGAGCCGCGCTCGGTGGTGTGCGACCCCACCGGCGAGCAGCTCACCCTGTGGACGTCCACCCAGGTGCCGCACCTGGTGCGCACCATGATGGCGATGACGCTGGGCATCCCCGAGCACAAGCTGCGGGTGATCGCCCCGGACGTGGGCGGCGGCTTCGGCGGGAAGCTGCAGATCACGCCGGAGGAGGTGCTCGCGGTGATGCTCGGCCGCCGGCTCGGCCGGCCGGTCAAGTACACCGAGTCGCGCTCGGAGTCGCTGCTGGCCGCCCACCACGGCCGGGACCAGATCCAGGACATCACCATCACCGCCCGGCGGGACGGCACCGTCACCGGCCTCACGGTGGAGCTGATGGCCGACATGGGCGCCTACCTCGGCCTGGTCACCCCGGGCGTGCCCATCCTCGGTGCGTTCATGTTCAACTCCATCTACAAGTTCCCGGCGTACCACTTCAGCTGCACCAACGTCTTCACCACCAAGGCGTGGACGGACGCCTACCGCGGCGCGGGCCGGCCCGAGGCCACCTTCGGCATCGAGCGGATCATGGACGAGCTGGCGGTCGAGCTGGACATGGAACCGATGGAGCTGCGCCGGAAGAACTGGATCACGCACGAGGAGTTCCCGTTCACCACGGTCGCCGGGCTCACCTACGACACCGGCAACTACGAGGCGTCCACCGACAAGGCGATGGAGCTGTTCGACTACGCGGGGCTGCGCGCTGAGCAGCAGCGCCGCCGGGAGTCCGGCGACACCCTGCAGCTGGGCATCGGCATCTCCACGTTCACCGAGATGTGCGGGCTGGCGCCCTCGCGCGTGCTGGGCCAGCTGAACTTCGGCTCGGGCGGGTGGGAGCACGCCGCCATCCGGATGCTGCCCACCGGCAAGGTCGAGGTGGTCACCGGCGTCACCCCGCACGGGCAGGGGCACGAGACGGCGTTCAGCCAGATCGTCGCCGACCGGCTCGGCGTGGCCTTCGAGGACGTCGAGCTGCTGCACGGCGACACCCAGTCCTCGCCCAAGGGTCTGGACACCTACGGGTCCCGCTCGCTGGTGGTCGGGGGCGTCGCCATCGTGCAGGCCGCCGACAAGGTGATCGACAAGGCCCGGCCGATCGCCGCACACCTGCTGGAGTGTGCCCCGGAGGACCTGGAGTTCGCCGGTGGCCGGTTCACCGTGCGCGGCACCGAGGCGGGTCTGGGCATCGCCGACATCTCCCTGGCGGTGTTCACCGCGCACAACCTGCCCGACGGGGTGGAGCCCAGCCTGGACTCCCAGGCCACCTTCGACCCGGAGAACTTCAGCTACCCGCACGGCACCCACCTCTGCGCGGTGGAGGTGGACACCGAGACCGGGTTCGTGCAGATCTACCGCTACGTCTGCGTGGACGACGTGGGGCAGGTGGTCAACCCGATGATCGTGGAGGGCCAGATCCACGGTGGGCTGGCCCAGGGCATCGCCCAGGCGCTGTACGAGGAGGCGATCTACGACGACGGCGGGACCCTGCTCACCGGCACCATGGCCGACTACCTGCTGCCCTCGGCGATGGACCTGCCGCACTTCACCACCGAGCGCACCGAGACCCTCGCGACGTCCAACGTGCTGGGCGTGAAGGGAGTGGGCGAGGCGGGCACCATCGCCTCCACGCCGGCCGTGGTCAACGCCGTGCTCGACGCGGTGCGCCAGCACGGCGTGCGCGACATCGAGATGCCGTGCTCGCCGCAGCGGGTGTGGCGGGCGCTGGAGCAGGCCAGGGGCGGCCTGGACGCCGGCGGGCCCGCGGGGCGCAACACCCCCGAGGCCGGCGGCGGCCTGGGCACCACCGACGCCTCCGGCTCGGTGGACGAGTCCACCAGCACCACCGACGAGGGAGGACTCGCATGA
- a CDS encoding molybdenum cofactor biosynthesis protein MoaE, producing the protein MTAHVARALVTEDELSLAEHEALVAEQAAGAVVSFAGVVRDHDGGRTVTALEYSAHPTAGALVAEVAADVAARVPGVRAVAVSHRVGPLGIGDVALACAVSADHRAEAFQVCALLVDEVKARIPVWKRQVFPDGTDEWVGCA; encoded by the coding sequence GTGACGGCACACGTGGCGCGGGCGCTGGTGACCGAGGACGAGCTGAGCCTGGCCGAGCACGAGGCGCTGGTGGCCGAGCAGGCCGCCGGTGCGGTGGTGAGCTTCGCCGGGGTGGTCCGCGACCACGACGGGGGCCGCACCGTCACCGCGCTGGAGTACTCCGCGCACCCCACGGCGGGTGCGCTGGTGGCCGAGGTGGCCGCTGATGTCGCGGCGCGGGTGCCGGGGGTGCGGGCGGTGGCGGTGAGCCACCGGGTCGGTCCACTGGGCATCGGCGACGTCGCGCTGGCGTGCGCGGTCTCGGCCGACCACCGGGCCGAGGCGTTCCAGGTCTGCGCGCTGCTGGTGGACGAGGTCAAGGCGCGCATCCCGGTGTGGAAGCGCCAGGTGTTCCCGGACGGCACCGACGAGTGGGTCGGCTGCGCCTGA
- a CDS encoding transglycosylase family protein, with amino-acid sequence MSRTQGRHRKPTTTSRTVAKVALTGMVVGAPLTVLAAPASAASASQWDAVAQCESTGNWSIANGNGFYGGLQFTASTWKAFGGHAYAPQANQASKAQQIAIAERVLAGQGKGAWPVCGKVLTGSGNASATAGASAPQASTKSAPKAAAPKAAAPKAAAPKAAPKAVAPKAAAPKAAAPKVATKATTKTTTKAATSSAGTYTVKSGDTLSGIARSQGISGGYQAIFQLNKGTISNVNVIYPGQVLHLG; translated from the coding sequence ATGTCCCGTACCCAAGGCCGTCACCGCAAGCCCACCACCACCAGCCGCACCGTCGCCAAGGTCGCTCTGACCGGCATGGTCGTCGGCGCCCCCCTCACCGTGCTGGCCGCGCCCGCCTCGGCGGCCTCCGCCAGCCAGTGGGATGCAGTCGCCCAGTGCGAGAGCACCGGCAACTGGTCCATCGCCAACGGCAACGGCTTCTACGGCGGCCTGCAGTTCACCGCCAGCACCTGGAAGGCCTTCGGCGGCCACGCCTACGCCCCGCAGGCCAACCAGGCCAGCAAGGCCCAGCAGATCGCCATCGCCGAGCGCGTCCTCGCCGGCCAGGGCAAGGGTGCCTGGCCCGTCTGCGGCAAGGTGCTGACCGGCTCGGGCAACGCGTCGGCCACCGCCGGTGCCAGCGCCCCGCAGGCGTCCACCAAGTCGGCTCCCAAGGCTGCTGCTCCCAAGGCCGCTGCTCCCAAGGCTGCCGCCCCGAAGGCTGCTCCTAAGGCTGTCGCCCCCAAGGCTGCTGCTCCGAAGGCTGCCGCCCCCAAGGTCGCGACCAAGGCCACCACCAAGACCACGACCAAGGCGGCGACCTCCTCGGCCGGCACCTACACGGTCAAGTCCGGTGACACGCTGTCCGGCATCGCCCGCTCGCAGGGCATCTCCGGTGGCTACCAGGCCATCTTCCAGCTGAACAAGGGCACCATCAGCAACGTCAACGTGATCTACCCCGGCCAGGTCCTCCACCTGGGCTGA
- a CDS encoding helicase C-terminal domain-containing protein has product MSDPRSLAAWLSRQSDQQLSTLLELRPDLAVPPPADSQVLANRAGLRASVVRAADELTAFELAVLEAMVLAQADAEPVSVADVRELLGSSVPATKVNAALERLRAQALVWGPDKQLDGIRVAPAMREVLPRAGQVGRPSAALVDADVPAMLAELDAARLGLLTTLAKGAPFGRTRDAAPGTPADRPVQQLLRAGLLLPVDDQTVELPSQVSAVLRGGSPMGEISPTEPRATPTSVTRQDMDSAAAGAALELLRHCTDLLAALGAAPAPTLRAGGLGVRELRRLAKQTGIDEAALPLLLELLAAAGLVASDEAADPAWTPTTHVDTWAVAEPAARWAELATAWLELPRLPGLVGERDERDKALATLSEELRRPLAPRDRRRVLQVLADLPPGSALDAAQVGTALSWRRPRWGGRLREDLIRWTLAEATTVGVLGRGALSTPGRALLAGGDVEAAMAVALPAPVDHVLVQADLTVVAPGPLEPELEQDIALVADVESAGAATVYRVGPSSVRRALDAGRSAAELHALFAERSHTPVPQALTYLIDDVARRHGRLRTGTAGSFVRCDDEALLSEVVASPIADELGLRRLAPTVAVAPVSLAELLEGLRSAGFAPAAEDPTGAVLDLRPRGARVEARRSRRRSPVPTPPSAEQRAAVVRGVRAGDRAATMTPANRVVSDGSRASGMATMAVLQQAARERRSVWIGYVDAQGTASQRVVEPVSVGAGVLEGFDSAAAGIRRFALHRITSVALTDE; this is encoded by the coding sequence ATGTCTGACCCACGGAGCCTCGCCGCCTGGTTGAGCCGCCAGTCCGACCAGCAGCTGAGCACCCTGCTGGAGCTGCGGCCGGACCTTGCCGTGCCGCCGCCTGCCGACTCCCAGGTGCTCGCCAACCGGGCGGGCCTGCGCGCCTCGGTGGTTCGCGCCGCAGACGAGCTCACCGCGTTCGAGCTGGCGGTGCTGGAGGCCATGGTGCTGGCCCAGGCCGACGCCGAGCCGGTGTCGGTGGCCGACGTCCGCGAGCTGCTCGGCAGCTCCGTGCCTGCCACCAAGGTCAACGCCGCGCTGGAGCGGCTGCGTGCCCAGGCCCTGGTGTGGGGACCGGACAAGCAGCTCGACGGCATCCGGGTGGCCCCGGCCATGCGGGAGGTGCTGCCGCGCGCCGGCCAGGTGGGTCGCCCGTCCGCCGCACTGGTTGACGCCGACGTCCCCGCCATGCTCGCCGAGCTCGACGCCGCCCGGCTCGGGCTGCTGACCACCTTGGCCAAGGGCGCCCCCTTCGGCCGCACCCGCGACGCCGCACCGGGAACACCAGCGGATCGCCCGGTGCAACAGCTGCTGCGGGCGGGTCTGCTGCTGCCGGTGGACGACCAGACGGTGGAGCTGCCCAGCCAGGTGAGCGCGGTGCTCCGCGGCGGCAGCCCGATGGGCGAGATCAGCCCCACCGAGCCGCGGGCGACGCCGACCAGCGTGACGCGCCAGGACATGGACTCCGCCGCCGCCGGCGCCGCGCTGGAGCTGCTGCGGCACTGCACCGACCTGCTCGCGGCCCTCGGTGCCGCGCCGGCCCCCACCCTGCGCGCCGGCGGCCTCGGGGTGCGCGAGCTGCGTCGGCTGGCCAAGCAGACCGGCATCGACGAGGCGGCGCTGCCCCTGCTGCTGGAGCTGCTGGCCGCGGCCGGGCTGGTGGCCTCCGACGAGGCGGCGGACCCGGCGTGGACGCCGACGACGCACGTCGACACCTGGGCGGTGGCCGAGCCGGCGGCACGCTGGGCCGAGCTGGCCACGGCCTGGCTGGAGCTGCCACGCCTGCCCGGGCTGGTCGGGGAGCGCGACGAGCGCGACAAGGCGCTGGCCACCCTGTCCGAGGAGCTGCGCCGCCCGCTCGCCCCGCGCGACCGCCGCCGCGTGCTGCAGGTGCTCGCCGACCTGCCGCCCGGCTCCGCGCTGGACGCCGCCCAGGTAGGGACCGCGCTGTCGTGGCGCCGGCCCCGCTGGGGCGGGCGGCTGCGGGAGGACCTCATCCGCTGGACGCTGGCCGAGGCCACCACGGTGGGCGTGCTGGGCCGCGGGGCGCTGAGCACCCCGGGGCGTGCCCTGCTCGCCGGTGGCGACGTCGAGGCGGCCATGGCGGTGGCGCTGCCCGCCCCGGTGGACCACGTGCTGGTGCAGGCCGACCTGACCGTGGTGGCGCCGGGACCGCTGGAGCCCGAGCTGGAGCAGGACATCGCCCTGGTGGCCGACGTGGAGTCAGCCGGGGCGGCCACCGTCTACCGGGTGGGCCCGTCCAGCGTGCGCCGCGCGCTGGACGCCGGGCGCAGCGCCGCGGAGCTGCACGCGCTGTTCGCCGAGCGCTCGCACACCCCGGTCCCCCAGGCGCTCACCTACCTCATCGACGACGTGGCCCGCCGGCACGGCCGGCTGCGCACGGGTACCGCCGGGTCGTTCGTGCGCTGCGACGACGAGGCGCTGCTGTCGGAGGTGGTGGCCTCACCGATCGCTGACGAGCTGGGCCTGCGGCGTCTCGCCCCCACGGTGGCGGTGGCGCCGGTGTCGCTGGCCGAGCTGCTGGAGGGGCTGCGCTCGGCGGGCTTCGCCCCGGCCGCTGAGGACCCCACCGGAGCAGTGCTGGACCTGCGCCCGCGGGGTGCGCGGGTGGAGGCACGGCGCAGCCGCCGCCGCTCGCCCGTGCCCACCCCGCCCAGCGCGGAGCAGCGTGCCGCGGTGGTGCGCGGCGTGCGCGCCGGCGACCGGGCGGCCACCATGACACCGGCCAACCGGGTGGTCTCCGACGGCAGCCGAGCCAGCGGCATGGCCACCATGGCTGTGCTGCAGCAGGCCGCCCGGGAGCGGCGCAGCGTGTGGATCGGCTACGTCGACGCCCAGGGCACCGCCAGCCAGCGGGTGGTGGAACCGGTGAGCGTGGGCGCCGGAGTGCTCGAGGGCTTCGACTCCGCCGCCGCCGGCATCCGCCGCTTCGCCCTGCACCGCATCACCTCGGTGGCCCTCACCGACGAGTGA
- a CDS encoding MoaD/ThiS family protein: protein MSTSPESTSPTTSAPAIELEVRYFAAARAAAGTPTEIVSAPASATLSTLLAVLAERHPPLVEVLKRCSFLLDEVAVRDRERPLPPGGTVDVLPPFAGG from the coding sequence GTGAGCACCTCTCCGGAGAGCACCAGCCCGACGACCAGCGCACCCGCCATCGAGCTGGAGGTGCGCTACTTCGCCGCGGCGCGGGCCGCGGCGGGCACCCCCACCGAGATCGTGAGCGCGCCGGCCAGCGCCACGCTCAGCACGCTGCTGGCCGTCCTCGCGGAGCGACACCCGCCCCTGGTCGAGGTGCTCAAGCGTTGCTCGTTCCTGCTCGACGAGGTCGCCGTCCGCGACCGCGAGCGGCCGCTGCCCCCCGGCGGCACCGTCGACGTGCTGCCACCTTTCGCGGGCGGATAA
- a CDS encoding SRPBCC family protein, translating into MEMEHDFTVDAPIGEVWTAFLEPPRVAPCFPGATLTGSDDTSFTGTVKVKLGPIAMLYKGTGTYVSADESTHTAVIDAKGKDSRGNGQASAKVTAILSENGSGSTKVVVKTDLNITGKPAQMGRGLIVDVGGKIIGQFAQCLSERLGSGASEGAVASGAATTAPSTTEATTTGTTTAGTSAAAPSTPTSATSAPSSSSGPSATPPSSQPAPAAAGAASSDGTDGHGWPSESTSAEAIDLMEMAGGSAMLKQALPVIAGVALGLVVGGIVGWLVKPKPKPRTVIPSYLEAVLAPQRALVDLSAHRRHK; encoded by the coding sequence ATGGAGATGGAACACGATTTCACGGTCGACGCACCTATTGGCGAGGTCTGGACGGCTTTTCTCGAGCCGCCGCGGGTGGCGCCGTGCTTCCCCGGCGCCACGCTGACCGGCTCCGACGACACGTCCTTCACCGGCACCGTCAAGGTCAAGCTGGGACCGATTGCCATGTTGTACAAGGGAACCGGGACTTACGTCAGCGCCGACGAGAGCACCCACACTGCGGTGATCGACGCCAAGGGCAAGGATTCTCGTGGCAACGGGCAAGCCAGTGCCAAGGTGACGGCCATTCTCTCCGAGAATGGCTCTGGCAGCACCAAGGTGGTGGTCAAGACCGACCTGAACATCACCGGCAAGCCCGCGCAGATGGGGCGCGGCCTCATCGTGGACGTGGGCGGCAAGATCATCGGGCAGTTCGCCCAGTGCCTGAGCGAGCGGCTCGGCTCAGGGGCGAGCGAGGGCGCCGTGGCGAGCGGCGCGGCCACCACCGCTCCATCCACCACCGAAGCCACCACCACCGGGACCACCACGGCCGGCACGTCCGCGGCCGCGCCGTCCACGCCGACGTCAGCCACCTCGGCCCCGTCCAGCTCGTCCGGGCCCAGCGCGACACCGCCGAGCAGCCAGCCGGCACCCGCGGCGGCAGGGGCCGCCTCCAGCGACGGGACGGACGGGCACGGGTGGCCGTCGGAGTCCACCTCGGCCGAGGCCATCGACCTGATGGAGATGGCCGGCGGCAGCGCCATGCTCAAGCAGGCGCTCCCGGTGATCGCCGGGGTCGCGCTCGGGCTGGTGGTGGGCGGGATCGTCGGCTGGCTGGTCAAGCCGAAGCCCAAGCCGCGCACCGTGATCCCGTCGTACCTGGAGGCGGTGCTCGCCCCGCAGCGGGCACTCGTCGACCTGTCCGCCCACCGCCGCCACAAGTAG
- a CDS encoding MogA/MoaB family molybdenum cofactor biosynthesis protein yields the protein MVVASTRAAGGVYPDRTGPIIVDWLREHGHQVDEPVVVADGEPVAQALRTALAAAPGLVLTTGGTGISPTDATPELTRALLDYEVPGLADAVRAAGSDAVPTAILSRGVAGVAGRTLVVNLPGSTGGVRDGLAVLEPVLDHALDQLAGGDHR from the coding sequence GTGGTGGTGGCCTCCACCCGGGCCGCCGGCGGGGTCTACCCAGACCGCACCGGACCGATCATCGTGGACTGGCTGCGCGAGCACGGCCACCAGGTGGACGAGCCCGTGGTGGTTGCCGACGGCGAGCCGGTGGCCCAGGCCCTGCGGACTGCCCTCGCCGCTGCCCCCGGCCTCGTCCTCACCACCGGTGGCACCGGCATCAGCCCCACCGACGCGACTCCCGAGCTCACCCGCGCGCTGCTCGACTACGAGGTGCCCGGGCTGGCCGACGCCGTCCGGGCCGCGGGCTCGGACGCAGTGCCCACGGCGATCCTCTCCCGCGGCGTGGCCGGGGTGGCCGGCCGCACCCTGGTGGTGAACCTGCCCGGCTCCACCGGCGGCGTCCGGGACGGGCTCGCGGTGCTGGAGCCGGTGCTCGACCACGCGCTGGACCAGCTGGCGGGGGGCGACCACCGGTGA
- a CDS encoding xanthine dehydrogenase family protein subunit M produces the protein MIPGSFDYVAPTTVAEALQVLAAGGEDAKVLGGGQSLMPVLRLRMAAPTLVVDLNKVAELRGIAVEGDELVIGAMTTHHDVLHSPLVAEHAALLALTTATVADPQIRHRGTLGGALVHADPAGDLGAPVLALDASLVLASPTGTRTVAAADFFQDLFTTAVQPGELLTQVRLPRHTGWGARYEKFQRVAQAWSVVAVAAAVRLEGGTIAQAKVALTNMASTPVRAAAVEAALLGQPATAESVRAAAAQAGVGTSPGSDVGADAAYRTHLAGVLTRRAVSAAAGIS, from the coding sequence ATGATCCCCGGGAGCTTCGACTACGTGGCGCCGACGACGGTCGCCGAGGCGCTGCAGGTGCTGGCCGCCGGCGGCGAGGACGCCAAGGTGCTCGGCGGCGGGCAGAGCCTGATGCCGGTGCTGCGGCTGCGGATGGCCGCCCCCACCCTGGTGGTGGACCTGAACAAGGTGGCCGAGCTGCGGGGCATCGCGGTGGAGGGCGACGAGCTGGTGATCGGCGCGATGACCACCCACCACGACGTGCTGCACAGCCCGCTGGTGGCCGAGCACGCGGCGCTGCTCGCGCTCACCACCGCCACCGTGGCCGACCCGCAGATCCGTCACCGCGGCACGCTCGGCGGGGCCCTGGTGCACGCCGACCCCGCCGGTGACCTCGGCGCGCCGGTGCTGGCCCTGGACGCGTCGCTGGTGCTCGCCTCGCCCACGGGCACCCGCACCGTGGCCGCGGCGGACTTCTTCCAGGACCTCTTCACCACCGCGGTGCAGCCGGGCGAGCTGCTCACCCAGGTCCGCCTCCCTCGGCACACCGGCTGGGGGGCCCGCTACGAGAAGTTCCAGCGGGTGGCGCAGGCGTGGTCGGTGGTGGCGGTCGCGGCAGCCGTGCGGCTGGAGGGCGGCACCATCGCGCAGGCCAAGGTGGCGCTGACCAACATGGCGTCCACGCCCGTGCGGGCGGCCGCGGTGGAGGCCGCGCTGCTCGGCCAGCCGGCCACCGCCGAGTCGGTCCGCGCCGCCGCGGCGCAGGCCGGGGTCGGCACCTCACCGGGCAGCGACGTCGGTGCCGACGCGGCCTACCGCACCCACCTGGCCGGGGTGCTCACCCGTCGGGCGGTGTCGGCGGCCGCCGGCATCTCCTGA
- a CDS encoding DNA repair helicase XPB, which yields MTDGPLIVQSDKTLLLEMDHELAGEARQAIAPFAELERAPEHVHTYRITPLALWNARAAGHDAEQVVDALVRFSRYAVPQALLVDIVDTMGRYGRLQLVKSPAHGLVLISLDRAVLEEIMRHKKIAPMLGARVDDDTVVVHPSERGRLKQMLLKVGWPAEDLAGYVDGEAHDISLDSGEPGDEGYWELRDYQQMAADSFWAGGSGVVVLPCGAGKTMVGAAAMAKAKATTLILVTNTVAGRQWKRELVARTSLTEDEIGEYSGERKEIRPVTIATYQVVTRKTKGEYRHLELFDSRDWGLVIYDEVHLLPAPVFRMTADLQSRRRLGLTATLVREDGREGDVFSLIGPKRYDAPWKDIEEQGWIAPAECIEVRVTLTDAERLAYATAEPEERYKLCSTARTKMPVVKSILERHPGAPTLVIGAYLDQLDELGEALGAPVIQGSTRNKEREKLFDEFRRGEIQTLVVSKVANFSIDLPEASVAVQVSGTFGSRQEEAQRLGRLLRPKHDGGQAHFYSVVARDTLDADYAAHRQRFLAEQGYAYRITDADDLLGPPIPEVG from the coding sequence GTGACCGACGGACCGTTGATCGTCCAGTCCGACAAGACGCTGTTGCTCGAGATGGACCACGAGCTGGCCGGTGAGGCCCGGCAGGCCATCGCCCCGTTCGCCGAGCTCGAGCGAGCCCCCGAGCACGTGCACACCTACCGGATCACCCCGCTGGCCCTCTGGAACGCCCGCGCCGCCGGGCACGACGCCGAGCAGGTGGTCGACGCCCTGGTCCGCTTCTCCCGCTACGCGGTGCCCCAGGCGCTCCTGGTGGACATCGTGGACACCATGGGCCGCTATGGCCGGCTGCAGCTGGTCAAGAGCCCGGCGCACGGCCTGGTGCTCATCAGCCTCGACCGAGCAGTGCTCGAAGAGATCATGCGGCACAAGAAGATCGCCCCCATGCTCGGCGCACGGGTGGACGACGACACGGTGGTCGTCCACCCGTCCGAGCGGGGCCGGCTCAAGCAGATGCTGCTCAAGGTCGGCTGGCCGGCGGAAGACCTCGCCGGCTACGTGGACGGCGAGGCGCACGACATCTCCCTGGACAGCGGCGAGCCCGGGGACGAGGGCTACTGGGAGCTGCGCGACTACCAGCAGATGGCGGCCGACTCCTTCTGGGCCGGCGGCTCCGGCGTGGTGGTGCTGCCCTGCGGCGCCGGCAAGACCATGGTCGGGGCAGCCGCCATGGCCAAGGCCAAGGCCACCACGCTCATCCTGGTGACCAACACCGTGGCCGGACGCCAGTGGAAGCGTGAGCTGGTGGCCCGCACCTCCCTCACCGAGGACGAGATCGGCGAGTACTCCGGTGAGCGCAAGGAGATCCGTCCGGTCACCATCGCCACCTACCAGGTGGTCACCCGCAAGACCAAGGGCGAGTACCGCCACCTGGAGCTGTTCGACTCCCGGGACTGGGGCCTGGTGATCTACGACGAGGTGCACCTGCTCCCGGCGCCGGTGTTCCGGATGACGGCCGACCTGCAGTCGCGTCGCCGACTGGGTCTCACCGCCACGCTGGTGCGTGAGGACGGCCGCGAGGGTGACGTGTTCAGCCTGATCGGCCCCAAGCGCTACGACGCGCCGTGGAAGGACATCGAGGAGCAGGGCTGGATCGCGCCCGCGGAGTGCATCGAGGTGCGGGTGACGCTCACCGACGCCGAGCGGCTGGCCTACGCCACCGCAGAGCCGGAGGAGCGCTACAAGCTGTGCTCCACCGCGCGCACCAAGATGCCGGTGGTCAAGTCCATCCTGGAGCGCCACCCCGGGGCGCCCACCCTGGTGATCGGCGCCTACCTCGACCAGCTCGACGAGCTCGGGGAGGCGCTGGGGGCACCGGTGATCCAGGGATCCACCCGGAACAAGGAGCGGGAGAAGCTCTTTGACGAGTTCCGCCGCGGGGAGATCCAGACCCTGGTGGTGAGCAAGGTGGCCAACTTCTCCATCGACCTGCCGGAGGCCTCGGTGGCGGTGCAGGTGTCGGGGACGTTCGGCTCACGCCAGGAGGAGGCACAGCGACTGGGCCGGCTGCTGCGACCCAAGCACGACGGCGGGCAGGCGCACTTCTACTCGGTGGTCGCCCGCGACACCCTGGACGCCGACTACGCCGCCCACCGGCAGCGGTTCCTGGCCGAGCAGGGCTACGCCTACCGGATCACCGATGCCGACGACCTGCTGGGGCCGCCGATCCCCGAGGTCGGCTGA